The following coding sequences are from one Ruminococcus flavefaciens AE3010 window:
- the rimM gene encoding ribosome maturation factor RimM (Essential for efficient processing of 16S rRNA), with protein MKKEYLESGKIVTTHGIRGEVKIMPYTDSPELLAEFDRLFIGKNHEEVFIERSRVFKNTVIAKIEGVDTPEAAEKLRNKVLYMHRDDLELDEDTYFIQDLIGLEVRDADTEQVYGKIIDVMQTGANDVYVIKGNDKEYLVPAIADVVVSTDVDGGVMTIRPLDGLFG; from the coding sequence ATGAAAAAGGAATATCTCGAATCAGGCAAGATAGTCACCACCCACGGTATCCGCGGCGAGGTGAAAATAATGCCCTATACCGACAGTCCCGAGCTTCTTGCGGAGTTCGACAGGCTGTTCATAGGAAAGAACCACGAGGAAGTGTTCATTGAGCGCTCCCGGGTGTTCAAAAATACAGTCATAGCCAAGATAGAGGGCGTGGATACTCCCGAGGCTGCGGAGAAGCTCCGCAACAAGGTGCTGTATATGCACCGCGACGACCTCGAGCTTGACGAGGACACCTACTTCATACAGGACCTTATAGGACTTGAAGTACGCGACGCCGATACTGAGCAGGTCTACGGCAAGATAATAGACGTTATGCAGACAGGCGCAAACGACGTTTACGTCATAAAGGGCAATGACAAGGAGTACCTTGTCCCTGCTATCGCAGATGTGGTTGTTTCCACAGATGTGGACGGCGGAGTAATGACCATACGTCCCCTTGACGGTCTTTTCGGCTGA
- the trmD gene encoding tRNA (guanosine(37)-N1)-methyltransferase TrmD has protein sequence MHIEIATLFPEMCEAVLGESIVGRARKAEKISLHCRQIREYTQDKHRRVDDTPYGGGMGMVMQCEPIYNCYKAVCEDLGAKPHTIYMSPKGRIFDQKKAIELSKMDNILIICGHYEGVDQRVIDKIVDEEISIGDYVLTGGELPAMVVADTVARMCEGVLSDEVCFTDESIYSGLLEYPQYTRPEVWEGEAVPPVLLTGHHKNIETWRHEQSLKLTEERRPDLFAKYKEEIG, from the coding sequence ATGCATATAGAAATAGCAACACTGTTTCCCGAGATGTGCGAGGCAGTCCTCGGCGAGAGCATAGTAGGAAGAGCCCGCAAAGCAGAGAAGATAAGCCTCCACTGCCGCCAGATACGCGAGTACACTCAGGATAAGCACCGCCGCGTTGACGATACACCCTACGGCGGCGGAATGGGCATGGTCATGCAGTGCGAGCCCATATACAACTGCTACAAGGCGGTCTGCGAGGACTTGGGTGCAAAGCCCCATACCATATATATGTCTCCAAAGGGCAGGATATTTGACCAGAAAAAAGCCATCGAGCTGTCCAAAATGGACAATATCCTCATTATCTGCGGTCACTACGAGGGAGTTGACCAGCGCGTCATCGACAAGATAGTTGACGAGGAGATATCCATAGGCGATTATGTGCTCACAGGCGGCGAGCTCCCTGCAATGGTAGTTGCCGATACCGTAGCCCGTATGTGCGAGGGAGTACTCTCCGACGAGGTATGCTTCACCGACGAGAGCATCTACAGCGGACTCCTTGAGTATCCCCAGTACACACGCCCCGAAGTATGGGAGGGCGAGGCTGTGCCGCCCGTGCTCCTTACGGGACATCACAAAAACATCGAGACATGGCGTCACGAGCAGAGTTTAAAGCTCACAGAGGAGCGCCGCCCAGACCTTTTTGCAAAATATAAGGAAGAAATTGGCTGA
- a CDS encoding HPr family phosphocarrier protein, whose protein sequence is MFVREVMVKNQVGLHARPATFFIQKANEFKSSIWIEKEERRVNAKSLLGILSLGIVGGTNVKVIADGADEKAAVDALIELVDSGFSEENR, encoded by the coding sequence ATGTTTGTCAGAGAAGTAATGGTAAAGAATCAGGTTGGACTTCACGCAAGACCCGCAACCTTCTTTATTCAGAAGGCTAACGAGTTCAAGTCATCGATCTGGATCGAAAAGGAAGAGCGCAGAGTAAATGCAAAGAGTCTGCTTGGCATTCTTTCGCTCGGTATTGTAGGCGGTACAAATGTAAAGGTTATCGCTGACGGCGCTGATGAAAAGGCTGCAGTTGACGCTCTTATCGAGCTTGTTGACAGCGGTTTCAGCGAGGAAAACAGATAA
- the spoIVB gene encoding SpoIVB peptidase → MVKTAAALLFAAFVGLFGTAGYYSAQLPAVISASSEDDLKIAGFPQLSCTASPELAVPAAGTCSDGSQVTFSLFGAIPVKNIEVRRTETPVFAVGGRPFGIKLLMEGVMVTGLGDVEGQDGSLSCPAEEAGLCKGDIIRLADGEVLTSNDRLQQMIADSGGKALELSVRRGDEDIAMELQPVLSRRSGGWKGGMWVRDSIAGIGTMSFFDTKTGCFAGLGHPICDSDTGGIVPVHSGEAVPVEITEVKRGARGLAGELRGNFAMADSFGVLERNRQSGIYGRLSDEALAELSADCQVFPMAFRQEITEGDAEIYTTVSGNTPESYSAEIVSVDYASSGSSKNMVIRITDPRLLDTAGGIVQGMSGSPIVQNGKLIGAVTHVFVADPTKGYGIFAENMASELY, encoded by the coding sequence ATGGTTAAAACCGCTGCGGCATTATTATTTGCAGCTTTTGTGGGATTATTCGGAACAGCAGGATATTATTCCGCACAGCTGCCCGCAGTTATCAGTGCTTCATCGGAAGATGACCTGAAAATAGCGGGATTTCCGCAGCTAAGCTGTACCGCTTCTCCCGAGCTTGCGGTACCTGCCGCAGGTACCTGTTCGGACGGGTCACAGGTTACTTTTTCCCTGTTCGGAGCGATACCCGTCAAAAATATTGAAGTTCGCAGGACGGAAACTCCCGTATTTGCTGTGGGAGGGCGTCCATTCGGCATAAAGCTGCTCATGGAGGGCGTCATGGTCACGGGACTTGGGGACGTTGAGGGGCAGGACGGCTCCCTGTCATGTCCTGCCGAGGAAGCAGGCTTGTGCAAGGGCGATATAATCCGTCTTGCAGACGGGGAGGTGCTCACCTCCAATGATCGGCTACAGCAGATGATCGCGGATTCGGGCGGAAAAGCCCTTGAACTCTCGGTGCGCCGCGGCGATGAGGATATAGCTATGGAGCTGCAGCCCGTTCTCTCGCGGAGAAGCGGCGGCTGGAAAGGCGGTATGTGGGTCCGTGACAGTATCGCAGGCATAGGAACTATGTCATTTTTTGACACAAAAACAGGCTGCTTTGCAGGTCTGGGACACCCTATCTGTGATTCCGATACGGGCGGGATAGTCCCTGTTCACAGCGGAGAGGCTGTGCCTGTGGAGATAACCGAGGTCAAGCGCGGCGCCCGTGGTCTGGCAGGGGAGCTCCGCGGTAATTTTGCCATGGCGGACAGCTTCGGCGTCCTTGAGCGCAACAGGCAGAGCGGTATCTACGGACGGCTCAGTGATGAGGCTCTTGCCGAATTATCGGCGGACTGTCAGGTATTCCCCATGGCTTTCCGTCAGGAGATAACCGAGGGCGATGCTGAGATATACACCACTGTTTCGGGAAATACTCCCGAAAGCTACTCTGCGGAGATAGTCAGCGTTGACTACGCCAGCAGCGGAAGCTCCAAGAATATGGTCATACGCATAACCGACCCGCGGCTTCTTGATACTGCGGGAGGCATAGTGCAGGGAATGAGCGGCAGTCCTATAGTACAAAACGGCAAGCTCATCGGCGCGGTAACACATGTTTTTGTTGCCGACCCCACCAAAGGATACGGTATATTTGCCGAAAACATGGCTTCCGAGCTTTACTGA
- a CDS encoding biotin--[acetyl-CoA-carboxylase] ligase, translating to MNVKSELLASLASADGDYISGAALADKLGVSRNAVWKAVKALETEGFSISSVTSKGYKLNDDNNRLSADLITPLLKTKELGRNLRVYDTVESTNNITKEQDSNNVPHGTTSVAERQTAGRGRIGRNFVSPAGKGLYMSTLVRPRFSLEYAPMITGAAACAVAEAVEYCCGQPVMIKWVNDLYMNGKKICGILTEASFGLEMRTLDCAVIGIGINVRSVGDSFDEELRKRATSIEDETGVAVNRNKLCAEVLNRLEIYMKKIENRSFLAAYREREILTGNIITANVGNKQIIGEAMGIDDNANLIVQLQSGETIHLNSGEANLCRIKNV from the coding sequence ATGAACGTAAAATCCGAATTGCTCGCCTCTCTCGCAAGCGCAGACGGTGATTACATCTCGGGTGCTGCACTTGCGGATAAGCTGGGCGTGAGCCGCAATGCTGTGTGGAAAGCCGTAAAAGCCCTTGAGACCGAAGGCTTTTCTATCAGCTCGGTGACTTCAAAGGGCTATAAACTCAACGACGACAATAACAGACTTTCGGCAGACCTTATCACACCTCTACTGAAAACAAAGGAGCTGGGACGTAACCTCCGCGTGTATGATACAGTGGAATCCACCAATAATATCACCAAGGAACAGGACTCAAACAACGTCCCCCACGGAACCACCTCCGTTGCGGAGCGTCAGACCGCAGGCAGGGGCAGGATAGGCAGGAACTTCGTTTCTCCCGCAGGCAAGGGTCTCTATATGAGCACTCTTGTACGTCCCCGATTCAGCCTTGAATATGCTCCTATGATAACAGGGGCGGCTGCCTGTGCAGTTGCGGAAGCTGTGGAGTACTGCTGCGGTCAGCCCGTTATGATAAAATGGGTCAACGACCTGTATATGAACGGCAAGAAAATATGCGGCATACTCACTGAGGCTTCATTCGGTCTGGAAATGCGCACCCTTGACTGCGCTGTTATCGGTATCGGCATAAACGTCCGCAGTGTGGGCGACAGCTTCGATGAGGAGCTCCGCAAAAGAGCCACCTCCATAGAGGACGAAACAGGTGTCGCGGTAAACAGGAACAAACTGTGCGCAGAGGTGCTCAACCGTCTGGAAATATATATGAAAAAGATCGAGAACCGCAGCTTCCTCGCAGCATACAGAGAGCGGGAGATACTCACAGGAAATATCATAACCGCAAATGTGGGCAACAAACAGATAATCGGCGAAGCTATGGGCATCGACGACAATGCCAACCTCATAGTGCAGCTTCAGTCGGGTGAGACTATCCACCTCAACTCGGGCGAGGCGAACCTGTGCAGGATAAAAAACGTGTAA
- a CDS encoding TIGR00266 family protein has protein sequence MRYTIIGHLVPAVECELNQGESMYTQSGGMIWQSQGIKMNTNARGGLGRSLGRMFTGESIFMANYTAEVQGAKIAFGSTVPGSVVPVNISQNGLICQKGAFLCAEQSVDLKAIFTKRFASGLFGGEGFILQHLFGNGMAFLEVDGDMVERNLAAGEVLKVDTGNVVAFEPTVKYEVETVKGLGNIFLGGEGLFLTKLVGPGKVILQTQNFNDFAGKILAMGVKR, from the coding sequence ATGAGATATACAATTATCGGTCACCTTGTACCTGCCGTAGAATGCGAGCTCAATCAGGGTGAGTCAATGTACACACAATCAGGAGGAATGATCTGGCAGTCGCAGGGTATCAAAATGAACACCAATGCCAGAGGCGGACTGGGAAGAAGTCTGGGAAGAATGTTCACAGGCGAGTCAATATTCATGGCAAATTACACAGCTGAGGTGCAGGGCGCAAAGATAGCCTTCGGCTCAACAGTTCCCGGCTCGGTAGTTCCCGTAAATATCTCACAGAACGGACTTATCTGCCAGAAGGGCGCTTTTCTCTGCGCTGAGCAGTCGGTAGACCTGAAAGCAATATTCACCAAAAGATTCGCTTCGGGACTTTTCGGCGGCGAGGGCTTTATCCTCCAGCATCTCTTCGGAAACGGCATGGCTTTCCTTGAAGTAGACGGCGATATGGTGGAGAGGAACCTTGCAGCAGGCGAGGTCCTCAAAGTTGACACAGGTAATGTGGTAGCCTTTGAGCCCACTGTAAAATACGAGGTCGAGACCGTAAAGGGGCTTGGAAATATCTTCCTTGGCGGCGAGGGACTTTTCCTCACAAAGCTGGTAGGCCCCGGCAAGGTAATACTCCAGACTCAGAACTTCAACGACTTTGCAGGCAAGATACTTGCAATGGGCGTAAAGAGATAA
- a CDS encoding WxxxWxxW domain-containing protein produces the protein MKQWFIAAAVAAAYLLFSVFTGLWAISWIIWVFYGIYRIADYIKSQQ, from the coding sequence ATGAAGCAATGGTTCATAGCCGCCGCAGTTGCGGCGGCATACCTGTTATTCAGCGTATTCACAGGACTTTGGGCGATATCATGGATAATCTGGGTATTCTACGGAATATACAGGATAGCTGATTACATCAAGTCACAGCAATGA
- a CDS encoding 2-isopropylmalate synthase, translating to MKNVTKYTRQFFEAPKTAMKWTEKSYIDKAPQWCSVDLRDGNQALIIPMSLGEKLEFFKKLTDIGFKEIEIGFPAASETEYDFCRTLIEQDLIPDDVAIQVLTQSREHIIEKTFEALKGCKNAIVHLYNSTSVAQREQVFRKSKEEIIDIAVSGAKLLKEYREKYEGNFRFEYSPESFTGTEPEFALEVCNAVLDVWQPTPEDKVIINLPVTVQLSMPHVYANQVEYMCENLKYRENVIVSLHPHNDRGCAVADTEFGLLAGADRVEGTLFGNGERTGNVDIIVLAMNMYSQGVDPQLDFSNIPALSEDFSRLTRMGIYERQPYSGKLVFAAFSGSHQDAIAKGMKWREEHGETVWNVPYLPIDPQDIGREYESDVIRINSQSGKGGIGYILETRFGYDLPKKMRESVGYLVKGISDKKHKELLPDEVYAIFKTNYVDITAPININETHFVQRNGIEATISFDYNGRKVTATDMGNGRLDAVSNAIRSYTGADYSLNSYTEHALEVGSASKAVSYVEIVTKDGKSFWGTGIDNDIITSSVKALVSAVNNMLKTA from the coding sequence ATGAAAAACGTAACCAAGTACACAAGACAATTCTTTGAAGCACCGAAAACAGCTATGAAATGGACGGAAAAGTCCTATATCGACAAGGCTCCCCAGTGGTGCAGCGTAGATCTCCGCGACGGAAATCAGGCTCTTATAATACCCATGAGCTTAGGCGAAAAGCTGGAGTTTTTCAAAAAGCTGACAGATATCGGCTTCAAGGAGATAGAGATCGGCTTCCCTGCCGCTTCCGAGACCGAGTACGACTTCTGCCGCACTCTTATCGAGCAGGATCTCATTCCCGACGATGTGGCAATACAGGTACTCACACAGTCCCGAGAGCATATCATCGAAAAGACCTTTGAAGCTCTCAAGGGCTGCAAAAACGCAATAGTCCACCTTTACAATTCCACCTCCGTGGCTCAGCGTGAGCAGGTGTTCCGCAAGAGCAAGGAGGAGATAATCGATATAGCGGTCAGCGGAGCCAAGCTCCTCAAAGAATACCGCGAGAAGTACGAGGGCAATTTCCGCTTTGAGTACTCTCCCGAGAGCTTCACGGGCACTGAGCCCGAGTTCGCACTGGAGGTCTGTAACGCCGTTCTGGACGTGTGGCAGCCTACTCCCGAGGACAAGGTCATAATCAACCTGCCAGTAACAGTTCAGCTCTCAATGCCACATGTTTACGCAAATCAGGTGGAGTACATGTGCGAGAATCTGAAATACCGCGAGAACGTCATAGTGTCGCTCCACCCACACAACGACCGCGGCTGCGCCGTGGCTGATACGGAATTCGGTCTCCTTGCAGGTGCAGACCGAGTGGAGGGAACTCTCTTCGGCAACGGCGAACGCACAGGAAATGTGGATATCATAGTCCTCGCCATGAACATGTACTCTCAGGGCGTTGACCCGCAGCTGGATTTCAGCAATATACCTGCCCTCTCCGAGGACTTCTCACGTCTGACACGCATGGGTATCTACGAGCGCCAGCCCTATTCGGGAAAGCTTGTATTCGCAGCATTCAGCGGCTCTCATCAGGACGCTATCGCAAAGGGCATGAAATGGCGGGAGGAGCACGGCGAAACTGTCTGGAACGTGCCCTATCTCCCTATCGACCCGCAGGACATCGGCAGAGAGTACGAATCCGATGTTATCCGCATCAACAGCCAGTCAGGCAAGGGCGGTATCGGCTATATCCTCGAAACACGCTTCGGCTATGACCTGCCAAAGAAGATGCGCGAGAGCGTGGGCTATCTGGTCAAGGGCATTTCCGACAAGAAGCACAAGGAGCTTCTCCCCGACGAGGTATACGCTATATTCAAGACCAACTACGTGGATATAACCGCTCCTATTAATATTAACGAAACTCACTTCGTACAGCGCAACGGCATCGAAGCTACCATAAGCTTTGATTACAATGGCAGAAAGGTAACGGCTACGGACATGGGTAATGGTCGTCTTGACGCTGTCAGCAACGCTATACGCTCATATACAGGCGCAGACTACAGTCTCAACAGCTACACCGAGCACGCCCTTGAAGTGGGCTCGGCTTCAAAGGCTGTGTCCTACGTTGAGATAGTCACAAAGGACGGAAAGAGCTTCTGGGGAACGGGTATCGACAACGATATCATCACTTCCTCTGTAAAGGCTCTTGTCAGCGCAGTAAACAATATGCTCAAGACTGCATGA
- the leuC gene encoding 3-isopropylmalate dehydratase large subunit, with amino-acid sequence MAMTMTQKILAAHSGKESVSAGELILADLDLVLGNDITSPVAIKEFAKLGRDSVFDRDKVTMVMDHFAPNKDIKAAEQCKMCRDFCMEKEISHFYDVGEMGIEHALLPENGLVTAGNVVIGADSHTCTYGALGAFSTGVGSTDMACGMATGKAWFKVPSAMKIVLTGSLRKYVSGKDVILHIIGEIGVDGALYKSMEFTGEGLSSLTMADRLCMANMAIEAGAKNGIFEVDDITLDYIRTHGGAEPVVYRADENAEYDEVLTVDLSEIEPTVAFPHLPENAKTFAEIGDVRIDQVVIGSCTNGRLEDLIAAAEIMKGRKAAKNVRVIVIPATQQIYLDAMEMGLIRIFIEFGAVVSTPTCGPCLGGYMGILAAGERAVATTNRNFVGRMGHPESEVYLASPATAAASAVTGRITSPWEVMNE; translated from the coding sequence ATGGCAATGACAATGACGCAGAAAATACTTGCGGCTCATTCGGGAAAGGAGTCCGTCAGCGCAGGAGAGCTTATCCTCGCAGACCTCGACTTAGTACTCGGAAACGATATCACTTCTCCCGTAGCTATCAAGGAGTTCGCAAAGCTCGGCAGAGACAGCGTGTTTGACAGAGACAAGGTCACCATGGTCATGGATCACTTCGCACCAAACAAGGATATCAAGGCGGCAGAGCAGTGCAAGATGTGCCGCGATTTCTGCATGGAAAAGGAAATATCTCACTTCTACGACGTTGGAGAAATGGGCATTGAACACGCCCTGCTCCCCGAAAATGGTCTGGTCACCGCAGGAAACGTGGTCATCGGAGCAGACTCTCACACCTGCACCTACGGAGCTCTGGGAGCTTTCTCAACAGGCGTGGGCTCAACGGATATGGCTTGCGGAATGGCTACGGGCAAGGCGTGGTTCAAGGTGCCCTCGGCTATGAAGATTGTCCTCACGGGAAGCCTCAGGAAGTACGTGTCGGGCAAGGACGTTATACTCCACATCATCGGTGAGATAGGCGTTGACGGAGCGCTGTACAAATCAATGGAATTCACAGGTGAGGGGCTTTCCTCACTTACTATGGCTGACCGCCTGTGCATGGCAAATATGGCCATAGAAGCAGGTGCAAAGAACGGCATCTTCGAGGTGGACGATATAACCCTCGACTATATCCGCACACACGGCGGCGCGGAGCCCGTTGTATACAGGGCTGACGAGAACGCTGAGTACGACGAGGTCCTCACCGTTGACCTGTCGGAGATAGAGCCTACCGTGGCTTTTCCTCATCTTCCCGAAAATGCCAAGACCTTCGCTGAAATTGGCGACGTCAGAATAGATCAGGTGGTAATAGGCTCCTGCACCAACGGCAGGCTTGAAGACCTCATTGCTGCGGCTGAGATAATGAAAGGCAGAAAAGCCGCAAAAAACGTCCGCGTTATCGTTATCCCCGCAACTCAGCAGATATACCTTGACGCTATGGAAATGGGGCTTATCCGCATCTTTATTGAGTTCGGCGCAGTAGTCTCCACACCTACCTGCGGACCCTGCTTAGGCGGATATATGGGCATTCTCGCCGCAGGAGAAAGAGCTGTCGCCACCACCAACCGCAACTTCGTGGGACGTATGGGACACCCCGAATCCGAGGTATACCTTGCAAGCCCCGCAACTGCGGCAGCAAGCGCCGTAACAGGCAGGATAACAAGTCCGTGGGAGGTAATGAACGAATGA
- the leuD gene encoding 3-isopropylmalate dehydratase small subunit, with protein MKYTGNVIKYGDNVDTDVIIPARYLNTSDHKELASHCMEDLDKTFVSRVKQGDIITAGENFGCGSSREHAPIAIKASGVSLVIAKSFARIFYRNAINIGLAIVECPEAAEDISEGDMVEADLDNGIIRNITAGREYKTAPFPEFVQSIIENGGLMQAIENGVI; from the coding sequence ATGAAATACACAGGAAATGTTATAAAATACGGCGACAACGTGGATACCGACGTAATTATCCCCGCACGTTACCTCAACACCAGCGACCATAAGGAGCTTGCCAGCCACTGCATGGAGGACTTGGACAAGACCTTTGTGAGCCGCGTAAAACAGGGAGATATCATCACAGCAGGCGAGAATTTCGGCTGCGGCTCCTCCCGTGAGCATGCTCCCATAGCTATCAAGGCAAGCGGCGTATCGCTTGTTATCGCCAAGAGCTTCGCCCGTATCTTCTACAGGAACGCTATCAATATCGGACTTGCTATCGTGGAATGTCCCGAGGCTGCGGAGGATATCTCCGAGGGGGATATGGTCGAGGCAGACCTTGATAACGGTATCATACGCAATATCACTGCGGGCAGGGAGTACAAAACCGCTCCTTTCCCCGAGTTCGTACAGAGCATTATCGAAAACGGCGGACTTATGCAGGCCATAGAAAACGGAGTTATTTAA
- the ilvB gene encoding biosynthetic-type acetolactate synthase large subunit, with amino-acid sequence MKISGAKIVVETLIEQGCDTIFGYPGGQVIDLFDELYNARDRIKHILTAHEQGAAHAADGYARSTGKVGVVIATSGPGATNLVTGIAAAYLDSVPMVAITGNVSCDQIGRDSFQEVDIVGVTMPITKHNFIVKDIKELADTLRTAFKIAKSGRQGPVLVDIPKDVQTALCEYESNAQPVIPYPLTFASEVKLQKAAELINSCERPYIYFGGGVISGKASQQVTALAEKIDAPMGCSLMGLSAVPCDHPKFLGMQGMHGHFASTVAEDEADLVIALGVRFSDRATGENSRFSKHFTIIHIDIDGAELNKNIPADLSIRGDLRDSVERLIAMVDEKKHPNWENRIAELKAEELSRTESALTAAKEKLAAKGSAPKLSPYEIIDIISERAGDNVIIATDVGQHQIWTAQRYPLRKPRTFLTSGGLGAMGYGLGAAVGASTATGRRVVLFTGDGSFGMNLSELATAVTQAIPVVIVVMNNGVLGMVRQWQTLFYDKHYSNTTFDRKTDFVKVAVAFGAKGCHAATAEELKKAADEAFSSSVPFVIDCAVDCDELVLPMLPPNGTVDDIITEIK; translated from the coding sequence ATGAAAATATCAGGTGCAAAGATAGTCGTAGAAACTCTAATCGAACAGGGCTGCGACACTATATTCGGCTACCCAGGCGGTCAGGTCATAGACCTATTCGACGAGCTCTACAACGCCCGTGACCGCATAAAGCATATACTTACCGCCCACGAGCAGGGAGCTGCCCACGCCGCTGACGGCTACGCACGTTCAACGGGAAAGGTAGGCGTTGTCATAGCTACCTCGGGACCAGGGGCTACAAACCTCGTAACAGGCATAGCTGCGGCATATCTTGACTCAGTACCCATGGTTGCTATCACGGGAAACGTTTCCTGCGACCAGATAGGCAGGGACAGCTTCCAAGAGGTCGACATCGTAGGCGTTACCATGCCTATCACCAAGCATAATTTCATCGTAAAGGACATAAAGGAGCTTGCGGACACTCTCCGCACAGCCTTTAAAATAGCCAAATCGGGCAGACAGGGACCTGTTCTTGTGGATATCCCCAAGGACGTACAGACGGCTCTCTGCGAGTACGAGTCAAACGCTCAGCCGGTTATACCCTATCCCCTCACCTTTGCTTCCGAGGTAAAGCTGCAAAAGGCTGCGGAGCTCATAAACAGCTGCGAAAGGCCCTATATTTACTTTGGCGGCGGCGTCATCAGCGGCAAGGCTTCACAGCAGGTAACTGCCCTTGCGGAAAAGATAGACGCCCCTATGGGCTGCTCTCTTATGGGGCTTTCAGCTGTTCCCTGTGACCACCCGAAGTTTCTCGGCATGCAGGGCATGCACGGTCATTTTGCCTCCACAGTGGCTGAGGACGAGGCTGATCTGGTCATTGCTCTGGGAGTTCGCTTCAGCGACAGGGCTACAGGTGAAAACAGCCGTTTCTCCAAGCATTTCACCATTATACACATAGATATCGACGGCGCGGAGCTCAACAAGAATATCCCTGCCGACCTGTCCATACGGGGCGACCTCCGCGACTCGGTGGAGCGCCTTATCGCTATGGTGGACGAGAAAAAGCACCCGAACTGGGAAAATCGCATTGCGGAGCTGAAAGCAGAGGAGCTCTCACGCACTGAGTCCGCACTGACTGCCGCCAAGGAGAAGCTTGCGGCAAAGGGCAGCGCTCCAAAGCTGAGCCCCTATGAGATAATCGACATAATAAGCGAACGCGCAGGCGACAACGTTATAATCGCTACAGACGTGGGGCAGCACCAGATATGGACAGCTCAGCGTTATCCCCTCAGAAAGCCCCGTACATTCCTGACCAGCGGCGGTCTGGGAGCTATGGGCTACGGTCTGGGAGCAGCTGTGGGAGCTTCTACTGCTACAGGCAGGCGCGTGGTGCTCTTCACAGGCGACGGCAGCTTCGGCATGAACCTCAGCGAGCTGGCAACTGCCGTAACGCAGGCTATCCCCGTAGTTATCGTAGTCATGAACAACGGCGTGCTCGGTATGGTTCGCCAGTGGCAGACTCTTTTCTACGACAAGCACTACTCAAACACCACATTCGACCGCAAGACGGATTTCGTCAAGGTGGCGGTAGCCTTCGGCGCTAAGGGCTGTCACGCGGCCACGGCTGAGGAGCTGAAAAAAGCCGCAGATGAAGCCTTTTCGAGCAGCGTTCCTTTCGTTATCGACTGCGCAGTTGACTGCGACGAACTGGTTCTGCCTATGCTTCCGCCAAACGGTACGGTAGACGATATAATCACAGAGATAAAGTGA
- the ilvN gene encoding acetolactate synthase small subunit — translation MEQQYVIGVIVANVSGVLSRVSGMFTRRGFNIDSLTVGETESSGFSRITIAFHGDEDMKERILQQLQKLHDVREVEVLDTKDSVIRELLLIKVRNKAEIRQDIMTAVEIFRSKIVDYSPTSLTCELTGETSKIDAFIELLKPFGIMEMCRTGIVAIERGENCLKTVK, via the coding sequence ATGGAACAGCAGTATGTAATAGGAGTTATAGTTGCCAACGTTTCGGGCGTTCTTTCGCGTGTTTCGGGAATGTTCACACGCCGCGGCTTCAACATCGACAGCCTTACCGTGGGCGAGACGGAATCCAGCGGCTTTTCACGAATAACCATTGCCTTTCACGGCGACGAGGACATGAAGGAGCGCATACTCCAGCAGCTACAGAAGCTCCATGATGTCAGAGAAGTAGAAGTCCTTGACACCAAGGACAGCGTTATCCGCGAGCTTCTGCTCATAAAAGTAAGGAACAAGGCTGAGATACGTCAGGACATAATGACTGCCGTTGAGATATTCCGCTCAAAAATAGTGGACTACTCCCCCACATCACTCACCTGTGAGCTCACAGGCGAGACCTCAAAGATAGATGCGTTCATAGAGCTGCTGAAGCCCTTTGGTATCATGGAGATGTGCCGCACGGGTATCGTGGCTATCGAGCGCGGCGAGAACTGCCTGAAAACTGTTAAGTAA